Genomic window (Paenibacillus sp. 37):
AGCACAACTCCTAACCACTAACAAAAATCTTGTGTTCTTCAGCCCACTGGTTGGCCCAAGAATGTTTCCTCAGAATCCAGAGTTTGTTCCTTTCGTCTGTGATCAGATCTATTCCAAGGAAGAGCTCAGCCATCAGTATAGTGACAAAAGATTCGTTGAGCTGGGGATGGATTGTTGGGAAGAATGTATTAATCAGATGGATGCAGATCGGTTCCAGATATTAGCTGAAAAGCTTCTTGAGTGGTGCAGGCAACAGAGCGGCAATACGTTTATCATTTCACATGATGGTACGATATCGAACTACAGGATGTTACTCGGAGAACAAGGGATAACCAAAAGTGATTTTCTTGGTGAAGCAGGGCAGTACACAAATCGAAACGTTTAACGATTAATCTGTTTTTTGGCAGGGAGGGATTACATGAAATCTGTTCCGTTCTCTATACTTATAGCCAGTTTCATTTTGGGTATCTCGTTTATTATTGGCTGCATATTGTTAACGACTCAGGAGAGAAATAGTGAACTGACTCAGGCAGCTGAGCAAGAAGTGCCGACCGAAAAAGCGTTGTTAACGATGCAAGAAACTGCCGAGTATCTGAGTATGACTGAAGAACAGGTGATGAGTATTATTAAGGCGGGACAAGGGAGCTTTACCGTATCAGGTTTCTTTGATGGGAGGATGTTTCCGTTCATTAAGGTTCAGGATCAATTTTTTGTTAGTAGAGTGGAGTTGGATTTGTGGGTTCAGGAAGCATCTGCAAGTCACAGAAGATATATTAATGGGCAGATGCAGTAGTCTATGGGAACGATGGCATACTCCAAAGGAGATGAAGCCACATGGAATTCGTGGGAGAGAAGGTAAGAATAACAACAGTCACAGAGCAGGACCTCAACTTCATAGGTCAACTTGAATGTGACAAAAGCATATGGAGCTTTGAGGAAACTGTTGAAACCGACGAGGAAAAGGTTCGTGAGGACTATCGCAGCCATTTTGCTGTCGCAGATGAGAAACCGTATGCTTATGATTTCGTTATACGGCGCATGAATGATCCAGAGGATACACCCATTGGTATCGTTCAGATGTGGAGTTATGTGGATCACCGAAAAAGCTGGGAACTTGGATTCGCTGTACTTTCGGAATACGCAGGTAGAGGATACGGGAGTGAAGCTACCCGACTTTTGCTACAATTTGCATTTCAAGAGTTACAAGCTCATAAGGTCGTTGGCATGTGCAATTCACAAAACGTTCCCTCAGCCGCATTGATGCAGCATGTGGGTATGTCACGGGAGGCCGTCTTCCAGGAAGAACTATGGTGGAACAATCAGTGGACCGACCAGTATTTTTTCTCGATTTTGGATAAAGAGTTTAAGCAAGTCTAATAGGTACGGGAGGAAATCAGATGACGACGTTGGTTCTGCTAAGTGATTTGGTATTCGAATCTAACGATAAGCTAAATCAGAGGATACTAAGCTTATTCCACAGTGAACAGCCTTCCATCGGCTATATTCCTTCATGTTCCGACCCGGAACGAAGGTATTTTGAACACACTGGACGTTACTATAATCAAATAGGAATAGATAATATTCAATATTATGATTTTGATCTGGAGTACGAGGAGAGCACATTTGGTTCCATATTCGAGTGTGATGCAATTCATCTATCCGGCGGAAATACGTTTTATTTTCTAAGTTTATTACAGAAGAGAAATGTGCTTGGTTTACTACGTTCCTATGTGAAGAGTGGCGGCATGCTGATCGGGGTCAGCGCAGGAAGTATTCTGACGACACCTACGATAGAGATAGCGGGGTATGGGGAAGATGCTGATGAAAACGAAGTAGATCTGAAAGATATGAAAGCACTGGAACTCGTTAATTTTGAGTTTGCACCGCATTGGGACGGTTCGGAAGATAAACTAAATGCATTAAGAGAATATACTCATGTTCACCGTACAGCGGTTTATGCGTGCCAAGATGGAGGCGGGGTTGTAGTTGATGGTGAAAGCGTAGAGTTATATGGAAATGTGCGTCTCGTAGATGGCAAAGAAAGTGGGTCAAGTGATGAGTAATATTAAGGTCTATCATTATGATGCTTTCTCCACAGTTCCCGGCCAAGGTAACCCGGCAGGAGTGGTTTTTGATGGGGATCATTTAAGTGAGACGGAAATGCAGCAGATCGCTTATAAGGTTGGTTTTAATGAAACAGTATTTGTGTTGAACTCTGAAGTAGCTGACGTCAGATTACGTTATTTTACACCGGGTCATGAGATTAATCTGTGTGGTCATGCGACAATGGCATCACTGTATGGTTTAAAGACGCGTGATATGTTGAGTGACAAAGAGTTAATCACGATTGAAACCAATGTAGGCATATTACCTATACGATTTGAGCACAATGCCGGCACCATTTACATGGAAATGAAACAGGATCAGCCGCAGTTTATACCGTTCCAGGGTGATATCCAGAAGCTGGTGAGCGCCATAAACCTCACTTTGGATGATGTTGACCTTTCTACGCCAATCGTTTATGGAAGTACGGGAACCTGGACGTTATTAATCCCGATTCGTGAATTGAACTCTTTTATGAAAATGAAACCGGATTCTTCCCTGTTCCCAGGAATTTTAATTGAGAATCCCAAAGCTTCCCTACATCCCTTTGGTTTCGAAACCCGTGATTCCGATGCGATGATGCATGCCAGACATTTTTCATCACCTTACTCAGGTACGACGGAAGATCCAGTGACTGGAACAGCCTCCGGGGTGATGGGGGCTTATTATTTAACCTATGTGAAACCGGAGATTGATGAGGTACAGTTTGTGGTAGAGCAAGGGCCATGAGATTGGAAGAGATGGAAAGGTTCAAGTGAGTGTGATTCGGGATGGTGAGGATATGGATGTCAGAATAAAGGGGACAGCTGTATTTGTGCGTGAACTGAATGTTGAATTGGACACCTGATCCTATACGAAAGTAAAAAGCGCGAAGGGAGATTAACATTTTGCAAATTTTTGATATTCGGCAGAAGCCGGACGTGCTGCAAGAAGCAGTGCAGTATTTCTGGAAACAATGGGGTTCGGAATCAAGCTTCCAGTTCTATCGGGATTGTATAGAGCGTTCTGTGGAGACAGATAGTGATGTACCAAGGTTTTATGTGATGCTGGACGGAGACCGAATTATCGGTGGGTATGCTTTGTTACGAAGTGATCTGAATAGCAGGCAGGATCTCTTTCCCTGGTTTGCGTGTCTTCATGTTGATCCAGAATATCGGGGCCGAAACCTGGGTGGACAACTCCAGAACCATGCATTGAATGAGGTGAAAACAAAAGGGTATGA
Coding sequences:
- a CDS encoding histidine phosphatase family protein — protein: MDITFIRHGHGEHLMDYPNQLDCLHPGLTELGKIQVIALRKQVVFAPEDVILVSPTKRTIETAQLLTTNKNLVFFSPLVGPRMFPQNPEFVPFVCDQIYSKEELSHQYSDKRFVELGMDCWEECINQMDADRFQILAEKLLEWCRQQSGNTFIISHDGTISNYRMLLGEQGITKSDFLGEAGQYTNRNV
- a CDS encoding DNA-binding protein; this translates as MKSVPFSILIASFILGISFIIGCILLTTQERNSELTQAAEQEVPTEKALLTMQETAEYLSMTEEQVMSIIKAGQGSFTVSGFFDGRMFPFIKVQDQFFVSRVELDLWVQEASASHRRYINGQMQ
- a CDS encoding GNAT family N-acetyltransferase, giving the protein MEFVGEKVRITTVTEQDLNFIGQLECDKSIWSFEETVETDEEKVREDYRSHFAVADEKPYAYDFVIRRMNDPEDTPIGIVQMWSYVDHRKSWELGFAVLSEYAGRGYGSEATRLLLQFAFQELQAHKVVGMCNSQNVPSAALMQHVGMSREAVFQEELWWNNQWTDQYFFSILDKEFKQV
- a CDS encoding Type 1 glutamine amidotransferase-like domain-containing protein, with product MTTLVLLSDLVFESNDKLNQRILSLFHSEQPSIGYIPSCSDPERRYFEHTGRYYNQIGIDNIQYYDFDLEYEESTFGSIFECDAIHLSGGNTFYFLSLLQKRNVLGLLRSYVKSGGMLIGVSAGSILTTPTIEIAGYGEDADENEVDLKDMKALELVNFEFAPHWDGSEDKLNALREYTHVHRTAVYACQDGGGVVVDGESVELYGNVRLVDGKESGSSDE
- a CDS encoding GNAT family N-acetyltransferase; the encoded protein is MQIFDIRQKPDVLQEAVQYFWKQWGSESSFQFYRDCIERSVETDSDVPRFYVMLDGDRIIGGYALLRSDLNSRQDLFPWFACLHVDPEYRGRNLGGQLQNHALNEVKTKGYDKLYLCTDLTDYYEKNNWAYIGKGYLLDDEETRIYEYKI